The following proteins are co-located in the Psilocybe cubensis strain MGC-MH-2018 chromosome 5, whole genome shotgun sequence genome:
- a CDS encoding Replication factor C subunit 5, translating to MSLWVDQYRPRSLDALSYHHGLSERLKALAASGDFPHMLFYGPSGAGKKTRISCTLKQLFGSGVEKLKIDQRVFLSPSKRKIEINIVQSNYHIEITPSEAGNYDRVVIQELLKEIAQTQQVDMGAKQRFKVVIINEADSLSRDAQAALRRTMEKYMSNMRIILCANSTSRLIAPIKSRCLLMRVAAPSEDEMLAVLQSVARRVGFDLPPEAGTKIVEDSNGNLRKALLVLEALKMQSPDLTGPLSIAKPDWEVYCHKVADLIVSEQSPARVMEVRTKFYELLSHCIPPTVILKTVAERVVDKVDESLKADIMHWAAFYEVRMRNGNKKIYHLEAWVVKVMSLYKQFFYNIDMSEFD from the exons ATGTCTTTGTGGGTCGATCAG TACAGGCCAAGGTCCTTGGATGCACTCAGCTATCACCACGGTCTCTCAGAGCGTCTGAAAGCTTTG GCTGCGTCAGGCGACTTTCCACATATGCTTTTCTATGGTCCTTCAGGCGCCGGAAAGAAGACACGTATCAGTTGTACGCTAAAGCAACTATTTGGTTCTGGGGTGGAGAAG CTTAAAATTGACCAACGAGTGTTTCTCTCACCTTCGAAGCGGAAGATTGAAATAAACATTGTACAGAGCAACTATCACATCGAGATTACACCGAG CGAGGCTGGCAACTATGACCGAGTTGTAATTCAGGAATTGCTCAAAGAAATCGCACAGACACAACAAGTGGACATGGGTGCAAAGCAACGTTTCAAAG TGGTCATCATCAACGAAGCTGATTCACTCTCAAGAGATGCCCAGGCTGCTCTTCGCCGAACAATGGAGAAGTACATGTCAAACATGAGGATTATACTTTGTGCGAATAGCACAAGTCGTCTAATCGCCCCAATCAAAAGTCGTTGTTTGCTCATGCGCGTAGCTGCTCCCAGTGAAGATGAG ATGCTAGCAGTACTGCAGAGCGTGGCCAGACGCGTTGGCTTCGATCTTCCCCCTGAGGCCGGTACCAAAATTGTGGAAGATTCCAACGGAAATCTAAGAAAAGCTCTTCTCGTACTTGAAGCTCTGAAGATGCAGTC ACCAGATTTGACTGGACCTCTATCAATAGCCAAGCCTGATTGGGAAGTGTATTGTCACAAAGTGGCGGATTTGATCGTCTCAGAGCAGTCCCCGGCCAGGGTTATGGAAGTGAGAACGAAATTTTATGAATTGTTGAGCCATTGTATACCCCCGACTGTCATTCTAAAG ACTGTGGCCGAAAGAGTTGTTGACAAAGTTGATGAATCTTTGAAAGCAGATATCATGCATTGGGCAGCGTTTTAC GAAGTCCGTATGCGAAATGGAAATAAGAAAATATATCACCTCGAGGCTTGGGTGGTAAAAGTGATGAGTTTGTACAAG CAATTTTTTTATAATATCGATATGTCGGAATTCGACTAA